The Ignavibacteria bacterium nucleotide sequence GCCAAATGAAAAATTAATTGCGTTAATCTTCTCCATCACACTTTGAGGTGTTCCGATTCGATTATTCAGCGAATCGAGTTCAGAATATTGATAGTTGAATATTTTTCCAGCAGTAAGAGAAAAGCTTACATTAATACCAGCTCCAGGTTCATTAGGGGAATCTTTTTTTGTACATGAAGCGATAAAAACTGCAGCGGCAATTGCTGTAATAAAAATTATTTTTGATTTCATAGTTCCCTCTCTTAAAATATTTTAAGTTTAATTCTTTAATCAAAGTTAATTAATTGAATTTTAATTTTCCTTTTCAGGTTTAAGAAAATATTTATGTGCAACCTCAACAGGAAACAACTCAAGTTTATCGAACCATACTTTTCCTTTCCCTTCGAGCGCACATTTTACAAGCAGGTAAGCGATGTTTTCGTTTTGTGTCCGAATCCAGGTCGTATAGTAAGTCCAATCCGTTGTACCTTCGATAAGATCTGTATTTGTGACTGTTAAAAGACTATCCCTTTGATCATATAGTTCGAGTGAAATAAATGCAGCATCTGCATTTTCAGTTTTGATGAAAGAATTAAAAATTAGTTTTTTATCAAAGGGGACATTTTCAAACTTCTGATATATAAATATCGAAACCGGTTCACTCCTCTCAAAAAATTTTTTATCTGAACTAATCACAAAAGATTTTCTTCCGTCTTTATAATTCTCATCAGAATATTCCAAATTAACACCCGCGAAAAAATCATTTGCTTTTATCCAGTGATTGAAGCCGGGCTCTTCAAAAGAAGCATTCAAAAGAATGTTTTTTGTGAATTCAATATCTTTAGTCGATTCTGACTCGGTTTTAGAGATATTAGAGTTTCGATTCACCGCAAATAGAATAACAAGCGTAACAACTGTTGCGATTAGAGTAAGAATAAGAAGAAATTTCTTTCTTAATAATTCGTTCATCTTAAATGTTTCACTTAGAAATTTTAATCGACAAATTAAAATTGTAAATTTGAACAACCGAATTGTTCTGTTCAAAGTTACAATTACATTATTAATATACAATAAATAAGATAGATATTGCTGTATTGAAAACTTCGATAATTATTGCGTTTTACAATAGAATCGATTTTATTCAGCTTGTGCTTGCGGGATTTGAGAGACAATCGTTCAAAGAGTTTGAAATAATAATCGCTGACGATGGTTCAGATGAAAAATCTTTGTACGAATTGAAAGAAATTATTAAAAAATCATCGCTCAGTATAAAACATGTTTGGCATGAAGATAAAGGTTTCAGAAAAAATAAGATTCTGAATAAAGCTGTAATTGAATCTGCGTCAGATTATCTCGTCTTTGTTGATGGCGATTGTATCCCTCATCGCGAGTTTACCGCCGAGCATTTCAGGAACAGAGCGGAAAAAAAATGTTTGGCAGGCAGGAGAGTTAATTTATCTAAAAGGATCACTTCCAAATTAAATCCTGAAGAAATCAAAAATGGTTTTCTTGAAAAAAAGCTCGTTACAATTCTTTTCGATAGTATTTTTGGTAAAACTTATGATGCCGAAAAGGGCTTTTATATTAAATCGCAGTTTGTTAGAGAAATTATAAATCGAAAAAAACGAGGGCTGCTCGGCTCAAACTTCTCTATTCATAAAAAAGATCTTTTGGACATCAACGGCTTCGATGAGCGCTACGACGGAGCTTCGGTGGGCGAAGATACAGATATTCAATTCAGATTAGAGCTTAATGGAGTTAAGATTGAATCGTTAAATAATGCAGCGATCCAATATCACATCTATCACGATTATCAAGAAAGAGCAATGAAAAATTGGGAGATATTTAAATCTGTGAAAAAGTCCGGAATTTATTTTACGCCGTATGGAATCCAAAAATAATAGCTCATTTTTAGTTTTTTCTACTGAACAAATCTTTAAAGGTGAAAAATAAATACTTGAAAATTTTGTCTCGCCCGGAAAAGGTCAAAAATATTCTTGTTGTTCGTCAGCATAATCAAATTGGGGATATCATCGTCTCAGTTCCAATGTTTGCTGCATTGAAAAAAAAATTCCCGAATGCATCGCTCGCGCTTGCAGCAGCACAAACAAATTATCCAGTTCCATTTTTAAAGATGAATCCCTATTTAAGCGAAGCGATCGTATTTGACAGATCTTCACTTATAAATGTAATTAAATTTTTTATCAAGCTGCGAAAAACTAAATTTGATATTGGCATTGTTCCATCTACAATAAAAATTTCGAGGACTTCCCATTTAATAAATTATCTTTCCGGTGCAAAAATTCGGATTGGCGTGAGGAGTGTCGGAAGTGTTTCAAATAAATCTTCCAGATTATTAAATATTAAATCCGATTACGAATGGATAAAAAATAACATTCATCAGATTAAAAGAAACCTTGATGTTGTTCAGCAGATTGGTTGTTTCTTATCGGAGGAAGAAATTAACGATTGTCTGCAGAGTTCAATTCAGAGGAATCTTCCTTTTGCTGAAAAATTTATTCACAACCAATACAAAAATAGGAATAAACCACTAATTGGAATTCATGTTGGGGCGGGACAGAAAAAAAATATCTGGCCAGCTTTGAATTATTTTCAGCTAATTGAAAAGCTGTTGGAAAAATTTGCATTGAATCTCTTGATTACTTGTGGACCTCTTGACAGTGAAATTGTCGAGAAATTGAGCCATAAATTTAAAAAGTTGAAAATAAAATATGTCGTCGAAAAGGAATTTGAATTAAATGATCTAACCGGGATTATTAGTAAAATGGATTTATTTATTACAAATAATACCGGAACTATGCACATTGCGGGAACCACCGGCGTGAACATGATTTCACTTTTTACTGAAGCAGAAGCGGCGGAATGGAATCCATACGGCGAGAACAAATTTTACGTACAATCAAAAACAGATAACATCAACGATATATCCGTCAATGAAGTCTTGGAATTAGCGTTAAAAATTTTGAATAAGCAGAATTAATTAAACACAATTTGTTTGAAATGTTTATTAACAGACGATCAGTGAAAATATTAACAAGAAGGGTATTAATCTTAGTGTATAACACTTTTCATTAATCAATTTGAAAAAATCAAAATCAAAAAATGAAAGTGAATGTGAAAATTACAACTAATACTATGATCACAGTTAAAATTAAATACTGAAATCGTTTTGAAGAGTCGTTGTTAGCCATTAACTACTCCTTATAGTTATACTAAATTTCCCCCAATGTTCATTTAAATATTATCAATCAAAAAATAAATTGCAAGTCCATCTCGATATGATCACTCCCGAATTTCAATTTGAGATAATATGTATACACCGGCACCAAATCCAACCATAGGACAAGCTCCTTCATAAGTTGAAGATTCTTCTCCATATAGTTCGGCAATCAAATTAAAATTTAGTTTTGACTGT carries:
- a CDS encoding glycosyltransferase; the encoded protein is MAVLKTSIIIAFYNRIDFIQLVLAGFERQSFKEFEIIIADDGSDEKSLYELKEIIKKSSLSIKHVWHEDKGFRKNKILNKAVIESASDYLVFVDGDCIPHREFTAEHFRNRAEKKCLAGRRVNLSKRITSKLNPEEIKNGFLEKKLVTILFDSIFGKTYDAEKGFYIKSQFVREIINRKKRGLLGSNFSIHKKDLLDINGFDERYDGASVGEDTDIQFRLELNGVKIESLNNAAIQYHIYHDYQERAMKNWEIFKSVKKSGIYFTPYGIQK
- a CDS encoding glycosyltransferase family 9 protein, producing MKILSRPEKVKNILVVRQHNQIGDIIVSVPMFAALKKKFPNASLALAAAQTNYPVPFLKMNPYLSEAIVFDRSSLINVIKFFIKLRKTKFDIGIVPSTIKISRTSHLINYLSGAKIRIGVRSVGSVSNKSSRLLNIKSDYEWIKNNIHQIKRNLDVVQQIGCFLSEEEINDCLQSSIQRNLPFAEKFIHNQYKNRNKPLIGIHVGAGQKKNIWPALNYFQLIEKLLEKFALNLLITCGPLDSEIVEKLSHKFKKLKIKYVVEKEFELNDLTGIISKMDLFITNNTGTMHIAGTTGVNMISLFTEAEAAEWNPYGENKFYVQSKTDNINDISVNEVLELALKILNKQN